The following nucleotide sequence is from Halapricum desulfuricans.
TTTGTCATCAAGGTCGAAGCCCCCCTGTCTATTTTCATCGCCTGTGGAGATGACACTAGTGAGTGAATCGTATTCTTCGTTCTCCTCAACCTTGTTCAGTGATTTCGATGGGAGAAATTGGACTGGGCCTTGGTAGTGATTCGGGAAGGCGGAACTGAGCGCTTGTCGGAACTTTTCGTCTTCCTCATCATCACTGGACTCAAAACTCAGGGTTGCGCCGAAGTAACGAACATCCGTAGCTGCTTCGAGAAAGTCTTCACCTAAGTCCTCGATCTCCTCGATATCCTCAGCGTCACTGACGTCACCGAGGACATCTTTAAGAAGATGAGTCCGGGTTCGGGACTCTCCCTCGATTTTTTTCGCATAGATGTCATAACCGTCGTCAAGCAGCTGATCACGGAGGTATCTCTTAAGACGAACGTCTGTAATGATTCCGCGACCCGTATCGGGATCTCTACGCGGTCGATTATCGCCAATCGGGTTTCCGTTCGGGTTGCAGTCCTGTGCGTCGTAGACGAACAACAGCTCGGATCGGTTTGGTGTTGTCATTGGTAATCACTGAATCGTGCTTTAATCCGCACTACTCTCTTCAGCAGTTGATTCTTCTGTGCCGGTAGCGTCGTTTCCTTCGTACAGGTCGAAAGCATTCGGCATCGATCGACGTCCGTGTGCATGCCCAAGTACGTAACAGAACTGTAGTTCTCTCTTGTCTATATTCCAGTTCGTGGGCATATCATCAGTCGTCGCCAGCAATTCGTCAACAGTCTCTGGGAACAACAAATCACGATCAGACTCGTGCTCGGAGTCCTGTGCGTAGACCTTTGCTTTTTCCAGAGCAGTCGTGACCGTGTTCTCTAGGCTATTTTTGGTCATCTGGTCGCCACTTGTAGCCGCATCAAGCGGACGGCCGATGCTTCGTTCGTTTTCCTGATGCCAGCTTATCTGCCCAACGAGGACACCAGCGACTGCTGTTGCCCTGCGAGCGTCATTTCCTTCGCTGTCGGCGAACAGTGGCCGATCGAGGAACGCCTCGAGCCGGTGCTCTCGAATCGTTGCTAAATCTGACGTGTCGAAATCTGTATCGATGGTCATTGGATTGTCTGTCGGTTCGATTGGTGCATCAATGCCCTTGAGAAGCCCTGCGCGTGAAAGAGTCTCAAGGTGGACTAGTTGTTGTGCTACAGTCTGATACGATGGCTGCTCTGAGCCCTCAGACTCGTCGTCATACCGTCTGAGGTACTCATCGAATAGTGTTGAGGCATCCAGCTGCTGTCCGGAAATCAGACGGTGGTCGGCAATGCGACGGAAATCGTCTCCTTCGTCATCGTCACGATATGCGAAGACTGAATCCATAAACTCGTGTCCAGTTATGAGGTAGAAGGCGACGGCTCGTGCGCTACTTCTGTCGTCAGGGAGATAGAGTAATGGCCATTTTTCCGATTTCGAATTTTTTACTTTCGCAAAGCCGCCATATGATGGCTCACACGTTGGTCCCTGAAGAGTGTCTACAAGTGCATCAGCGAGTTGGGTTATCCAGTATGTGTCTGCTGCTGGAGCTTCACTGACGATATGTTTGTCGTCGCTTATTGGCATCGTAACCGTATAGAACCGAAGTTCCTGTTCAGCAAGCTCACGAACAGCTTCATCTTCGTGTTCCTGAAGACGGAATGTTACCTGTGCCATTGGAGAATCGCCAGACTCAACATACTTACTCTGCTCCCGAATAGAGTCAATAGCCAAGTACAGCGCTTCAGCCTTTTCTCCAGTCATTTCCCCAGCGAAGTACGGCATAGCGTAAGTCTCCATCCCGCCTCGTCGGTACACACACTGCTCAACGAGATCTTGACCTTTGGCGAACAGCATCGCAGTATCCGGACTTACTGGATAATTCCGCCAGGATTGATTTCTTCGAAGTCCCGGTTGTGCATCTGGATGTTTGACTGAATATACTTCGAGTGGACTCTCCGGTGTACCGACTACACGGGATGGCTCTCCAGTAACAACGCCTACGGCCTGACCTTCGGAAGAATCGTTGTCCATATTCTTATCAGCGGCATTGGCAGTAGCATACCGCCGCATTGCTTCATTGAGGACTTCGATATCTTCCGGCCAAACCCACTCTTCGGTGGACGATGGCAACGACTCTACATCCTTATCACTGAATTTGAATCGAATCGTCACTGCCGTCGGGACGGACTCTTCTTCAGGCAACAGAGATCTGACATTCTCTTTGAGGCCTTCTAAGGTCTCTGAGTCTTTCTCGAAGACATCCGCTAATTTCTCAATAATCCAAGCATCTGGGTGTCCATCGTCGCCCGTGAGTGACTGTGTGCTATCTTGACCAGTCCAAGACCGAATCCTTGAGAGGATAGTTGAGGCGACACCGTCAGCATCGTTTCCGTTTTTCGACCCAATCTGCGTGAGGCTATATTTTGCCCCCCGACCGGACGACTTGTGGGAATACGCCAACTTCGAAACGTGCTCTTCTCTCAGTGTGGACTGTTCAATATCAGCTACTGTTGGCTCTCTATCAGTGAGATCGAGGTATATCGTGACGAGACGGCCGTCATCGATGAATGGCTCCAGGGCGCTCGGAGTCCGATATAGCTGCCCACTGCTTTCAACGACAGCTAACACACCATAGAGAGCCATTACATCCTCAAGACTCGATGGCGGGCGACCGTGCCAGTATTCGTTGAGTGCTTGCTGAAAGTCTTCGCTTGTCAGTTCGCTACTCACGATTCGGCCCTCGGCGGTGTCCGGTCTCGAAGGTTCAAAAACCCGAATCCGTGCTCTCGACGCTGTCCGAGTCCTGCATCGAGAGCAAGATTCAGGTGGTAACGGTGAGTTTCGTCACGGATTCGATACCCCAGCCGCCATTTCGAGAGGATAACGGTCCGATCGACGGCCGTTGCTGGCTGGAAGTGGATGGAATAGGTTACATCGTCCTTGATTGGTTCGACGCTCTCAAAGAGCGGTTCGCTGACTTCCATTGG
It contains:
- the cas7b gene encoding type I-B CRISPR-associated protein Cas7/Csh2; the protein is MTTPNRSELLFVYDAQDCNPNGNPIGDNRPRRDPDTGRGIITDVRLKRYLRDQLLDDGYDIYAKKIEGESRTRTHLLKDVLGDVSDAEDIEEIEDLGEDFLEAATDVRYFGATLSFESSDDEEDEKFRQALSSAFPNHYQGPVQFLPSKSLNKVEENEEYDSLTSVISTGDENRQGGFDLDDKRIKYGIFPFYGLIDNNGAKTTNLTQEDVERLDTLCWRALKNQTTSRSKLGQEPRLYIRVEYSEGDYHIGGLHDMLSLGDGSEESLRSIDDVTIDASALIDTLNEESGKIRKLHVIGDDRLSITVGDETIDGGDIGEYLGEQGHDVHEIDVINERDLAS
- the cas8b gene encoding type I-B CRISPR-associated protein Cas8b/Csh1 is translated as MSSELTSEDFQQALNEYWHGRPPSSLEDVMALYGVLAVVESSGQLYRTPSALEPFIDDGRLVTIYLDLTDREPTVADIEQSTLREEHVSKLAYSHKSSGRGAKYSLTQIGSKNGNDADGVASTILSRIRSWTGQDSTQSLTGDDGHPDAWIIEKLADVFEKDSETLEGLKENVRSLLPEEESVPTAVTIRFKFSDKDVESLPSSTEEWVWPEDIEVLNEAMRRYATANAADKNMDNDSSEGQAVGVVTGEPSRVVGTPESPLEVYSVKHPDAQPGLRRNQSWRNYPVSPDTAMLFAKGQDLVEQCVYRRGGMETYAMPYFAGEMTGEKAEALYLAIDSIREQSKYVESGDSPMAQVTFRLQEHEDEAVRELAEQELRFYTVTMPISDDKHIVSEAPAADTYWITQLADALVDTLQGPTCEPSYGGFAKVKNSKSEKWPLLYLPDDRSSARAVAFYLITGHEFMDSVFAYRDDDEGDDFRRIADHRLISGQQLDASTLFDEYLRRYDDESEGSEQPSYQTVAQQLVHLETLSRAGLLKGIDAPIEPTDNPMTIDTDFDTSDLATIREHRLEAFLDRPLFADSEGNDARRATAVAGVLVGQISWHQENERSIGRPLDAATSGDQMTKNSLENTVTTALEKAKVYAQDSEHESDRDLLFPETVDELLATTDDMPTNWNIDKRELQFCYVLGHAHGRRSMPNAFDLYEGNDATGTEESTAEESSAD